ggctatagacttagctttttttgagtaattttgcaaaattttaaaaaatgatttattttaatgccaattggttgaaataagtttctttacactcaaataatgctttaaaagaagaaaagcataaaaaataacaaaaaagttaaaaaaatatttttaactcgaaaatttcataaggggtaccccttgccattttttttagaaatttagcaaaattttaatttttttttattttaatgcgaaattgttgcattaagttccttttcacttaaacaatgctctaaattaaaaaaagataaaaaataatgaaaaaaatcaaaaaaatctataaatttaccaatctccaaggctcatttttgcaccaagttttgcctataactcggtcggtatccaacggatcgccaatctttgcctgtggtcgctagatggcatcaatggctacattttcttcttcgacggccatgccctcagatgtctgtggcagaagttattcgaggaaccaagttccataccctgtttgagaaaatgtaaaattttcctcatttttgtaccaaagtttgcctataactcggttggtatccaacggatcgccaatctttgcctgtggtcgctagatggcatcaatggctacattttcttcttggacggccatgctctcagctgtctgtgccagaagttattcgaggaaacaaattccataccattttttgagtaatttagcaaaatgtaaaaaattgatatattttaatgcgaattagttgcaataagtttcttttcattcaaataatgttttaaaagaagaaaagaataaaaaataacaaaaaaaaaaaaatatttttaactcgaaaatttcataaggggtaccccttgccatttttttgagcaaattagcaaaatttaaaaaattgttttattttaatgcgaaattgttgcaattagttccttttcactcaaacaatgctttaaattaaaaaaaaggtaaaaaataatgaaaaaaatcaaaaaaatctaaaaatttgaaaatttcaatcgctccggtcatcttattgtgcgagCTCCCGCACCCCAcgcgaaaaagaggtagctgtatcgcaggaatcgctcctgcgtgcagcgttccttgtggtgcgaaacttcgctcctgggagcgcatcgcacaatcgctcctgtgtgcagcgctccgtgtggagctacctgaagcgcaccgcacactttagagagcgagagcggtgcgctccgctcttgcaaaagagctacttgacccaacactaattaCAGCAACTCCTTTTTGTCACTTACCTCCACGTATGATACTGGAAAAATTCCTTTCTTGTTCCCTATTTTGCCTTCGAACCAATTGTCGTCCACCCGTCTGGTAAGCGTAACCAGTTCACCCTTTAGCAGTGAGAGCTCGACGGTAGTTTGGGctgtaaaattaaactttgccCGGGCCTTTCCTTCCCGAGAGGGCTTTTTGGGTAACGGTCTAACATTTACGTTGTCTCTGGAAAGAATCTGAGATGATGGTTCCGCGTATTAGTAAAAGAGCACTAAAAATGCATCATATATTGTACAGTGGTTTCTAATACCTCGATGTAATTTGCCGGCAGCAGGCCAACAGTTGCGTTATGTTCTCCTTCGTACCAATTTTTATCGATTTGGCGTCTCAAGTAAATAATATCGCCCTTGCGAAAAGACAGTTCTCTGCAAaagtattcaaaaaaaaaaaaaaactcatataAATCCGAGCACAGAGCATGCGAGACTTTAGCGCGCAAAACGTACCGTACACTTTGACCCTGAAAGTTGTACAACGCTCGTGCAATGGTTTTCGGCTGCTGAACAATCTGCGGTTTGACCGACAAGTCCGCCGGAAAGTCATCGTACCGGTTCAACGGGATCGGAGATTTCTGTGATGGCAAAATGTTGTCCATGTGGCGCCTGGAGTGCATGTCTTCCAACTCATGCATGTACTTCCGACGGCGCTCTTCCTGGTAAACTCGGCGCATATGCTCCGCCTGACGGTACGCCAGTTCATCGTCTGGTATGGGATCCTTGTACTCGAACCGGACTGGCGTTTTGTAGTGGATGTTGACATCGCTCTCAATGTAGCGACGTGGAGACTCTGCGAGATACAAATTGTTTGTCCAGTGTTTGCTTAAGTGACTTAAAAACGTGAGTTAAATGTGGTACGCTCGGGTAAATAATAACCATGtgggaaataataataataacaaactaGTGTGgcgtcttgtttttttgttttcctgcaCGTAATATCGTCCGTCCGTGTTGGTTTAAGCATGCTGAAGCGTTTCTTATTTTTCGGCATATAACTTGGACGAAGGTCTTCTATTAGGCTACACTATTCTATTAAAACGTAACTTAAAAATACCGTTGCGTTCAACGTGTGTTAGACGAAGGTTAAGGTTGTTCGTCTCTCGATCAAAAGTTAAGGAttccgttttgtttcataCCACACTTTCACTATGTGGCCACACAGAGTAACGCATAAGCTCAATGCGTTGCTGTATGCGATGGTATGTTGTACGGGAAATATCCCATGTTTATAGTACCTTGACCGCTGTCGGTGTCGTTCGCTTGTTTGTCATTCCTGTTGCAGCTTTGCACTTTTCTTCGTTCGAGAGAAAGCTTGCAAAACCGAACAACAGAAGTAACCCCTGCAATATTAGTCAACGATCAAGTTTTGCACTGCCGTTGGTCTATGGTAAAACATTGTAGAAGATGCTTTGGAATGTCCATCGCTAGTTGTTATTAGATAATGACTTCAATTGCAAGGAAAACATGCttaatgatatatttttttcaaacattccaGCGCGCTGGCGGAGATGTGCACAATCTACGTTTAATTTACAAGGTAGGTAGTAAAACGATATGTCCATAATATATTGGAGATGATAAagtctctcgctctctttatGGTTAAGTAATATTTCTACCTAATCCATCGCATTCAGTGCgagattgtttttcttcttcaatcaTTTTATCTCACTACTGAGGGGGTGTTTTTGggcagaaaggaaaaaagtaaaatctaTAAAGAAGCTTTACAACAGTGCAATAGCAATTGAATGAACCATAACTGAAAGCTCTTCAGCAACTACATCGTGCTCCACAAGTAAGGGCGCCAAGTCATATTTGCGCCATTTCATAACTTACCACGACGATctcgttttctgttttgttgaacACCTTTGATAACAAAACTAATACGCATTTGTTCGtcttgggggaaaaaatgtttgttacaaaaaacTTTTAACTTTGGACGAATCACTCCGTTAAAATTTGCACAAGTTTCTGATAATCCCTCAGATAGCTACACTTTGTGAAGAATTgttgataaagaaaaagaacaatacAATTAACAGATAGTCGTATAACGGTTGCGCCCGACGTTATGACGCTGGGGTTACGGTTCGATAGAAAACCCTTGCTTCTTGCGATGGAAAACCTTCATGCGTGTGACGAACGATGATACCGTTTGTCTTGATATCGTCTTGAGAAACTAGCAcaatatatgtatgtacacattttttttgtttgttgtctgTTTAGTCGATGATTTTTACATCACCCGTGGCAACACGTTCGAGCATGACAACAGACTAGGTGTGGTGTAAAGTAAACAGCAAAACACCTAAAATACGAACAAAATTCGAACGTTGGCGAATGTTGTGAGTTACTTATTATGGATTGTGAAATATTCAGGTCTCTTTTGCGGTGTAGGCTTAGCCATTCGACGTCGTTGACACTTGAacgtttgaaatgtttgataCGACATACACCACCGAACACGTTAGCGCATAGTTTAGACATTCAAAAGTGTAAAATACCCAACAttcttttgtaatgttttcaaacattatACACCACTAGCAGACACTTAAGCGGGCAAAAAACCCGGAAACAACACCGCCAACGAACGATAAGTACGAACACACGAACCTGCAAACATATCCGTTTTGTAATTGTAAGCGCGTCCGTCCGTGAAACCGTGAATCCGCACACTGGCGAAAGCAACTGAACGATTGACGCGACCCTTTACGCGCGTGAACAGCGGTTACTGAAGCAGCGAAATCGTTGCCAGCAACCTGTACAAAGGCACACCAGGGCGACGCATAATCGTCCCCACCCTTCATGCAATGCGATCTGGCCACTCTCGGCACTCTGCCCTAGCACGTACGTCGTACTACCGGCGCAGCTTCGGTTGCATGTGGCTCTCCggcttttttcaaaaaactaTTCTCTCTTTTTATGCCAACTtttgatgtgtgttttatgtaTTGCTCTGTCTCAGTCTGGTGGCTCAGTTCGTGGAACATATGTGTGGATAACGTGTATTAATTTAGGTTCAAGTTACTCACGCACTCATTCATGTTCATTTCCAACGTGTCTAAAAGAAATGTTGGGGTTAAGCTCAACATTACCCGGTTTGATGTTGCATCAGAAATGGATATCAAATTGCAGTAAACATTCTAATACTCTCCCCCTACATCACAGGGAGTCAAAGTTGCTTCAAACGATCACAATCTAAAATTGATGCGCTTGATAGATCCACCTCTTGAATCTTGATCGGCTTTCGTCAATCAAAATATCCCTGTTTTGATTCACTGTGTAAGATAAAACTGCTTCAGGAAGCGGACACTACGCGAATTGGACACAAAGGCATCGGCAATCAGCTGAACGAAGTTTACCTCGTGCATTACTTTCACCTTCAACAGCCCTTCTAACTTTCACCAATTACCCTTCGCAGTGGGGCGAAGTCGTAAGAGTCGTACAGTGGAGCCCATTAGACAATCGGGTTGCCGAGCACAAGACATCATTTCTCTGTTGCCGGGTGTCGCTGTATGGCGCTTGGTTGGCAAatgatctttttgttttggttttgtttgtgttaagATGTAATTAAAATGTGTAATTCGTTGTTCGATTGGTGATCGTTGATCGTGGCTATGATTGGGAGGTTTGGAATGAGCTTAGATGATGCCAAGATTCCCCATAGAGCTCTTGAATGGTCTGAATGTATGCATCGatttgtgttgctgctgcacactgctgctgctggcattAACCCGGACATGACTCACCTGCAC
The DNA window shown above is from Anopheles funestus chromosome 3RL, idAnoFuneDA-416_04, whole genome shotgun sequence and carries:
- the LOC125767258 gene encoding sorbin and SH3 domain-containing protein 1 isoform X11 codes for the protein MFAESPRRYIESDVNIHYKTPVRFEYKDPIPDDELAYRQAEHMRRVYQEERRRKYMHELEDMHSRRHMDNILPSQKSPIPLNRYDDFPADLSVKPQIVQQPKTIARALYNFQGQSVRELSFRKGDIIYLRRQIDKNWYEGEHNATVGLLPANYIEILSRDNVNVRPLPKKPSREGKARAKFNFTAQTTVELSLLKGELVTLTRRVDDNWFEGKIGNKKGIFPVSYVEILTDIDGEESYDIEPIASRPQSALGVTSESSRALTTHYDNSHTNGRISPGIVRETKTIQKTEVLHVDTSNEPISYRALYNYKPQNTDELELLEGDVVYVLEKCDDGWYVGTSARSGCFGTFPGNYVTKL